The Coffea arabica cultivar ET-39 chromosome 10e, Coffea Arabica ET-39 HiFi, whole genome shotgun sequence region TGCTCTGGAACCCCAGTAATTATTCAGTTGACCGGTTTAGTTCATGTGTTTGTGAATGATAGCGTACAAATAAGTCATGAACCAGTTAAGTTCTCGGCACATTGTTGACAGGGGTTACGGTCAACCTTTGGCGACTAATTTTTTCCAATTGCGGGAGGGGACATTTTTGAGCTGTCCAACATTTGCCATGATCTAAAGGTATTGGCCAATTGCACATTTAGACCcttcaaataatttatttgtGTGTAGGTGTTTTTCAAAAGTAGTTCAATCCAAACGCatgtgttttttaaaaaataggagtttttcaaaaacaacaatCCAAATGACAATagcagtttttcaaaaactgctacagtaaagtttttcaaaaacacttcAAAAAACAGGGAATCCAAACGCAGcctaaattttatatacactaatagtgtatacattatcacaGTTGGATGCATGATACATGAATAAAATttggattttaaatttaaattcagatgAGTTATTATGCATCTAATggtgatagtatatacattATCAGTGTATAAAAATTAATTCTATAATAAATCATCGGTTTGTCTAATGGGTGTCCTATATGCATTCGTTAAGATATATTTCAAgtgttatattttgaaaatataaaattaattaggaaaagtaaataaatacaaggaaaggtaggtaagattaaataagaaaatatataaatacaagagaggataataattattagtatatcTATTTATATGATAGGTTAGGTGAATACTATGAATGTTAATGAATGTCTTAAGGGCACTCATTAGAAAAACCCATAAATTATTAACAAAATGTTAACATTAAAATATGGTCCAAACcaagtcaaaatatataaattcacATCCAACTAATTTAAAATTTGTAGATAAATCGCATTCTGGCCAAATCTAGATAAATAGGCAAAGCATAtagtataaaaaaaattggacCGAATACAGGTTGGACCAGATCCATTGACAGCTTCGACGGGGATAATCGATAACATTATGATAGTAATATCATATCACATCAACAAAATTCTGTAAAGTTTAATTGTTAAAGAGGAAATTGTTTAGTGTTTTTAAGCTTATGTAATGTGGTAGACATATAGATTTATCGGTCATTGTCAAATTTGTCAATATGAAACTGAACTGCAACTAATACCAAGGGCCAATGGCCTTCTTTTTGGACTTGGATTTGGCCTTGGGTTTAGAAATAATTTATAAGTTAgggttctaaaggtattccaAAATGCTAAGGGTGTAAACAGGAAGATGGACCAAAGTTGCAGGACTATTGCTGTCATTTATTCAGAAAAATATATTTGGCACAAAATTGCTCAAGTCAAGCTATGAAACTGAAGATTTGAGCTGGCATATTTCTACAAGTAGTTTACCTTATTAAAACCCCCTAACATGTATATCAcgtaagtttttttttctgttttcccaCAATAAAAATCACAATCTTTTGGCCTTCCTATCTTAGATAATCACGTCATATTGACAAAGAACTATGTGCATTTTCTTTTTGGCATATTTCATGCCTAGTTTTAAGCATTTATTCCGTAGCAACATATTCAAAGCTTGTCTCAAAAaacatatgtatatatagatAGATTTTATAACGTAAATCTTTTTGTTTGTCGTCCCAAGATACACGACAATCTCAACCGccatgacaaaaaaaaaaaaaataggcaaGTTTCCTATATCTTTGCTTCCTATAAGATTTTTCCGTGTTAAATAAAACGTCATAtggacaaagaaaaaaaaattcttgtgcTTTTAAGGGGTAGACAAAGAAATAATTCTGGAACTTTTATGGCATATTTCAAGCTATTTAATCCGTAGCAACAACATATATCCAAAGCTTACCTTTTTAAGTTTGGCAAATTGTTCTCTACTTGGTTTGAACTTCCTATAGTATTGGAAAAGTGAAAACGAAAGAAGTTTTGTCACTACCAAAACAAGAAGTCTTATTCTTTCCAAACTTCTACAACATGATAGATACTTGGTAACAAACATGAAAGCAAAGATCAAGTCTACTTGCCCGACAAGCCTTTTCAACTTCAACATATATATTGGCGCCCTCATCAGTCAAAGGTGGCCAAAAAACCCATCTATATATGTTGATGTCACATGCAAATTAAGAGTTTGAAGAACATATTTGGCTGTGATTTTCTAGTGTTTTTGGGGCTTTAAGGAGAGATGGGTGCTTTTTGGTTGAGCTGTTTTGGCTTGTTAATGGTTATGTGGACAACTACAAGGGGTGGTGTTGAGGGAGGACAAGTTTCTTACGATGGAAGATCACTGATAATTGAAGGGCAAAGAAAGCTCCTGTTTTCTGGTTCAATTCATTATCCTCGAAGCACACCTGATGTATGTTTTCTCAGTCTCTTGcttatttactctttttttttttttttggtcttggCTTGTGTTTTTCTTGTGGAAtgttaaaagaaatttagaGTTGTACAAAGTTATATGTTTTTAAGAAACACTCCATCCAGCATTAATTTTTGAATCAATATTTaacaataaaaaggtgattgtgAAAAGAAGCAATTCTCCAAAGATAAGTGCTTTTCAAAATATACCATTCAATGCCAtccattcatggttatgaattAAGATGAATTCATTTTATTCGTCAGCAAACTCTTGTACATACTTAGGAAAACACTAACATGATGCCCCCTTCATTTGCTGGTACCTTTTCTtaaatgtcatgattcagtcatgaTTCAGGTTGGTAGGTGAGTGTGTTTGGGTATgtgattatttggaataatactatagcattttttgtaatatgatgtatttaaaataaaaaaaaatagaaaattttttatttatgatgcaagaaagataatatttataattttgtttttaaaattatactATTCGAACAGACCATGGTGTGTTTGTTAATCACATGAATTGTAAACGTAAGATTGGTTAGAGATGCTGCTAGGCTTTGGCCCATGATTTTTGTAAGAGAGATTTATCCATTTTTGCCTCCGAATATTTTTGATGGATTCTTCAATCACTCTTTTATTGATAATAATTGTTTGAAAACTTTGGTTAAAATTGATAGTTATATGGGTTGTATGTTTCACTTTACTACTTTGTCTCATCTTACGATTGATAAAGGTGAAGCACTCCTTTGTAGTATAGTCCCCCAGTCTTCTATCTTAAGATCCGCAAATTTCAAGAATTACACAGCTAATTAGTGGTTAGAGGAGGGTTCTTAGAGTTTTCTTCATTGTCAGTTTCAGGATTTGAATCTTGTACCTGACAGTTGGGTGTAGAAGGGTGTGAAGAGGGGTGAGAGAATAAAAAACCTAAAACCTACAAatctaattaagaaaaattccTCTTAAACACTCattcttgttaaaaaaaatgcatacaattaatttttgtaaaatatTTTAAGCATATAAAATTTCCAAGGGATGGATTATTAGCAAGATTATCTTGTTacgaaaattatttttcatggcAGATGTGGCCATCTTTGATATCAAAGGCCAAACATGGTGGACTAGATGTGATTGAAACCTATGTCTTTTGGAATCTTCATGAACCTCGACATGGGCAGGTACCTTCTCCAGCTCTATGTAAATTTTCACGCATATTTTGTACATCAATTCAACTGAAATGACTTttttgcttttcacttttcagtATGATTTTAAGGGAAGACATAATATAGTGAGATTCATTAGAGAAATTCAAGCTCATGGCCTCTATGCATTCATCCGGATTGGACCCTTCATTGAGGCTGAATGGACTTACGGGTAAGAAAGTTTTGCTAAAACTCTAGTTGCCTAATTTTTATGCAAGGTGAAAGTAAATATGCTGCTTCAAGATTTTACATTCTAAAAAAGGTTAACTAGAAACACCCCTTTATCAGTTCATTTTCATATCTATCCTGTTTTAGTCACATATGGTACTGTGTATAAAACAAGCAACTTTTGCCAACAACTTGGGGAAATTTGTCAGGAATTTGTGCAAGTTAAAAAGTATCGGACTGGAACTGCCATATGTACCAAATAATGCACTTAGGATTTCTAGGATAGGGAGTAGCATCTCGTTATACTTTGAATACTTACAGAGTTGATTTGCTGCTGCAGAGGTCTACCATTTTGGCTGCATGATGTACCAGGAATTGTTTATCGATCTGATAATGAACCCTTTAAGGTGATGCATAttttactctctttttttttcctttttcaatagGCGAACAGGTGGGAAGAATCCGTTTGGAAGTGTGGAAATGTTTCTCGAACGTAGAACTCACAATTTCAGATTTATTGGAGAGTGAATCTTGAACCAAAATAACTGCCAGAAACACTTGTATATCATTTGACAAtacaaaatgaaaacattctTGATCAAGAGCAACTCCCAAACAGATGAAAAAATGAGAATGGTTGGTAATCTGACATTCCTTCTTTGGTTTGTGACAGTATCATATGCAAAACTTCACAACAAAAATTGTCAACTtgttcaaatcagaaggattaTATGCTCCACAAGGAGGGCCTATCATTCTTCAACAGGTTAAATATTTATCACATCATGTGCAGTGCTGTTATATGCTTCAGCAATAACATGTTCAATAGTGAAGTTAAAGATTGTGCTATGCAGATCGAGAATGAGTACAAAAATGCGGAGAGAGCTTTTCACGAGAAAGGACCGCCTTATGTTCAGTGGGCAGCTGCCATGGCTGTCGGACTCCAAACGGGTGTGCCATGGGTGATGTGCAAGCAAGATGATGCTCCTGATCCTGTGGTAACCATTTCTACCTCTCTTTTTGGACAATGAAACATGAACTCAAGTTCGTTAAATAAACATCAAAGGAAAAGTTGCCTGATACCCTCACAAAATTCTCAAGCAAATCAAATGTAGCACAAATATATATGCATCAGAACTCCTACCTTTTATTTTCTACAATTATTGCTATTTTTTGGTCTTTTGAGTGGAATAATATGAGGCAATAGGGCTGCTGTTGCAGTAATGTCTCTAACGCAGATGAGACAATGGAAAATTGAAACTTGAGCAATGTGCAGATAAACACATGTAATGGGAGGACGTGTGGAGAAACATTTGTAGGGCCTAATTCACCAAACAAGCCAGCAATCTGGACAGAGAATTGGACAAGTTTGTAAGTTTTCGCTAACATTGTTCCTTGTACAGATTCATATAGGTATGATCTCTGAGAATTTCCTCCATTGTTGCTTGAAGCTATCAAGTCTATGGTGACAAGACCCCATTAAGATCAGCAGAGGACCTTGCATATAACGTTGCTTTATTCATAGCAAGGAAGAACGGAAGCTTTGTAAACTACTACATGGTAAGTAACAGAAACAACCACAAAGAAAGAGTTAGATGAAGAGGAAAAGAGTCTTCCCCCATTTGTGATGAAAATACATTCATTTTATCTATGAGGGATACTTTACGTGCCTTTACTGAGCCAGTTTTTCCTACATATATTGCTAATATATAGTAAGATTTGACTCCATGTCTGGATGCCATCTTCCAAACTGTCTCCATTATGGATCATAGAATACAAGGTCCTTAAGCTAATGTTGATTGTGTTTCAGTATCATGGCGGTACAAATTTTGGCAGGACAGGTTCAGCATTTGTACTCACAAGCTATTATGATGAAGCTCCTATTGATGAATACGGTAAGTGAGGCTGTATAATATCACATATAGTATACTATCATATATAGTTCATTATTAAGTTTTAATCAATGAAGAAGTTCATGGATATTAACAGGTTTGATTAGGCAACCAAAATGGGGTCATCTGAAGCAGTTACATTCAGTAATAAAGTCATGCTCACAGACTCTACTTCATGGAGTCATATCTGTTTCTCCACTTGGTCAGCAGCAAGAAGTAAGATTAGCATCTTCATTCTTTCGGATAGATttcgttttttcattttttatattaaGTTTCTTCTGAATCATATACTCTTTAACTCTACCAGTAATTGCTTGACCCTCTTGTGAGGGGAAGAAAAGCTACAAAACAAattatgagacatttatcacaTGTACAACGTATCTCAATACTCACCAGCTTATCTCGAGATAGGCCTATGTATTCCGCAGGGATTCAGGAGAATGTGCAGCTTTCCTTGTAAACTATGATAGAAGAACTGAAGTTGTGGTGCTGTTCCAGAACATACACTATAAATTACCTGCAACATCAATAAGCATTCTACCTGACTGCGCAACTGAAGCATTCAATACAGCTAAGGCAAGAGTTGAAGCTTTGTTGTCTTTATTCTGGAATATCAAAAATCATCTTTAGCAAGAATAATATATGCCTTTACTCAATGACTATATCTTTGATATAAAGAACACATGCAACATATTTCTGCATGTCCCTTAACTTTGTTAAAAAGCACAACTAAGAATCTTTTTCCAAATCAGAAGGCTAGTCATTTTGGTTGTA contains the following coding sequences:
- the LOC113710895 gene encoding beta-galactosidase 16: MGAFWLSCFGLLMVMWTTTRGGVEGGQVSYDGRSLIIEGQRKLLFSGSIHYPRSTPDMWPSLISKAKHGGLDVIETYVFWNLHEPRHGQYDFKGRHNIVRFIREIQAHGLYAFIRIGPFIEAEWTYGGLPFWLHDVPGIVYRSDNEPFKYHMQNFTTKIVNLFKSEGLYAPQGGPIILQQIENEYKNAERAFHEKGPPYVQWAAAMAVGLQTGVPWVMCKQDDAPDPVINTCNGRTCGETFVGPNSPNKPAIWTENWTSFYQVYGDKTPLRSAEDLAYNVALFIARKNGSFVNYYMYHGGTNFGRTGSAFVLTSYYDEAPIDEYGLIRQPKWGHLKQLHSVIKSCSQTLLHGVISVSPLGQQQEAYVFRRDSGECAAFLVNYDRRTEVVVLFQNIHYKLPATSISILPDCATEAFNTAKVTTQSYKRSTLPTVKFNSVDRWSEFREAIPVFGETSISSNSLLEHMKTTKDKSDYLWYITSVNSSKAQSLLTVDSRGHALHAFVNGEHAGSAHGDHKNPAFTLERTINLHHGRNNISLLSLTVGLPNSGAYLERRSLGLDGARLKNSQATNDLTNSAWGYQVGLLGKRLQLHTEKGSSAAQWSKLSASPKQLTWYKTYFDAPEGDDPLAINLGSMGKGEAWINGHSIGRYWVSFLKADGSPSQTWYHIPKSFLKPKGNRLVLFEEESKDPLNISIDVIYNQRRS